One Ricinus communis isolate WT05 ecotype wild-type chromosome 1, ASM1957865v1, whole genome shotgun sequence DNA window includes the following coding sequences:
- the LOC8268813 gene encoding lamin-like protein — protein MLVYIKPKNMTVPLATLPSPFIPNSRRTPHFRSSSGSMEQRRLSHLSLSFSCLHIHMHLLVVVLALISISGSADAYKNYTVGDSLGWYDSTEKPNLNYQKWADSKNFSLGDFLIFNTNNNHSVVQTYNLTTYELCDYDNALENDTIEWSTTDPSNTATFGVTVDVPLLKEGITYFFSGDYDGDQCKSGMHFNINVTHGKGLPESLKSPSEQAPAPNSPDVTGDDSAPDTIVPANFDHPQDVSDDDDAEDSGSISVYLNLLDRKLNGVLLLFGVVCMFR, from the exons ATGTTAGTATATATAAAGCCCAAGAACATGACAGTTCCATTAGCCACTTTGCCATCTCCTTTTATTCCAAACAGCAGGAGAACTCCACACTTTCGTTCATCCTCAGGATCAATGGAACAAAGAAGACTAAGCCATCTGTCTCTTTCCTTCTCTTGTCTTCATATTCATATGCATCTTCTTGTTGTTGTTCTTGCTTTGATCAGTATTTCAGGATCTGCTGATGCCTACAAGAACTACACAGTTGGTGACTCTTTGGGTTGGTATGATAGTACTGAAAAGCCTAATCTCAATTACCAGAAATGGGCTGATTCCAAGAACTTTAGTTTGGGAGATTTCCTCA TCTTCAATACCAATAACAATCATTCAGTTGTTCAAACATACAACCTCACTACATACGAGCTATGTGATTATGACAATGCTCTAGAGAATGATACAATTGAATGGTCAACCACTGATCCATCAAACACTGCCACCTTTGGAGTTACAGTAGATGTTCCTCTACTAAAAGAAGGAATTACATACTTCTTCTCTGGAGATTATGATGGTGATCAATGCAAGAGCGGTATGCATTTCAATATTAATGTTACTCATGGAAAAGGGTTGCCTGAAAGCCTAAAAAGCCCGTCCGAGCAAGCGCCCGCGCCAAATAGTCCGGATGTCACCGGTGACGATTCGGCACCGGATACTATTGTGCCAGCCAATTTTGATCATCCACAAGATGtaagtgatgatgatgatgccgAGGACTCCGGATCAATTTCAGTATATTTGAATTTGTTGGATAGGAAATTGAATGGAGTTTTGCTTTTGTTTGGGGTTGTTTGCATGTTTAGATGa
- the LOC125370001 gene encoding uncharacterized mitochondrial protein AtMg00810-like, which produces MDYEETFAPFAKMTTVRTLIVVASIRRWDITQMDVKNAFLNGDLHEEVYTVPPPGLDHHPGEVCRLRKALYGLKQAPRAWFEKFSAVITSLDFHPSHHDSALFIKCTSTGRILLSLYVDDMIITGDDVVGISLLKSELTRCFAMKDLGSLRYFLCIEVASSPKGYLLSQSKYISDIFERACLSDNKTVDTPIELNARYSASDGSLLPDPSLYQTVVGSLVYLTITHPDIAYVVHIVSQFVTSPTTVHWAAVLCILRYLRDTQFQTPLFSSASSLELYAYSDADWAGNPTDRKSTTGFCIFLGDSVISWKSKKQDVISRSSTEVEYRAMASTTCEIVWLRWLLVDMGVFLRQPTPLHCDNKIAIQIAHNPVFHERTKHIEIDCVTTHSVDP; this is translated from the coding sequence ATGGATTATGAAGAGACTTTTGCTCCCTTTGCTAAAATGACTACAGTTCGAACTCTTATTGTTGTTGCTTCCATTCGCCGTTGGGATATAACtcaaatggatgtcaaaaATGCCTTTTTGAATGGCGATCTTCACGAAGAAGTTTATACGGTCCCTCCTCCTGGTCTTGATCATCATCCTGGTGAAGTTTGCAGACTTAGGAAGGCTCTTTATGGTCTCAAACAGGCTCCTCGCGCTTGGTTTGAGAAGTTTTCTGCTGTAATTACTTCACTTGATTTTCATCCTAGCCACCATGACTCTGCACTGTTTATCAAATGTACTTCGACTGGTCGAATTTTGCTTTCtctatatgttgatgatatgattaTTACAGGTGATGATGTTGTCGGGATTAGTCTGTTAAAGTCCGAACTGACTCGTTGTTTTGCTATGAAGGACTTGGGTTCCCTTCGTTACTTCTTGTGTATTGAAGTTGCTTCTTCTCCAAAAGGGTATCTTCTTTCTCAATCTAAGTATATTTCTGATATTTTTGAGCGTGCTTGCCTTTCTGATAATAAAACTGTTGATACTCCAATTGAGCTCAACGCTCGTTATTCTGCTTCTGATGGTTCTCTACTGCCAGATCCGAGTCTGTATCAGACTGTTGTTGGAAGTTTGGTTTATCTTACTATCACTCATCCTGATATTGCATATGTTGTTCATATAGTCAGTCAGTTTGTTACTTCTCCTACTACAGTTCATTGGGCTGCCGTTCTTTGCATTTTGAGATACCTCCGCGACACTCAGTTTCAAACTCCTCTATTTTCATCTGCTTCATCTTTAGAGTTATATGCTTACTCTGATGCTGATTGGGCTGGTAATCCCACTGACCGCAAATCAACTACTGGATTTTGTATCTTTCTAGGTGATTCCGTTATCTCTTGGAAAAGTAAGAAGCAGGACGTCATTTCTCGATCCTCAACGGAGGTTGAATATCGCGCTATGGCTTCCACTACTTGTGAAATAGTTTGGTTGCGATGGTTGCTTGTTGATATGGGTGTCTTTCTGCGGCAACCGACTCCTTTACATTGTGATAATAAAATTGCTATTCAGATTGCACACAATCCAGTCTTTCACGAACGGACCAAGCATATCGAAATCGACTGTGTCACGACCCACTCTGTGGACCCGTGA